A stretch of the Ictidomys tridecemlineatus isolate mIctTri1 chromosome 5, mIctTri1.hap1, whole genome shotgun sequence genome encodes the following:
- the LOC101956215 gene encoding rho-related GTP-binding protein RhoB: MAAIRKKLVVVVRDGACGKTCLLIVFSKNEFPEVYVPTVFENYVADMEVDAKQVELALWDTAGQEDYDRLPLSYPDTDVIFMCFLVDSPDSLENIPENWVPEVKYFCPNVPIILVANKKDLRRDEHVRTELARMKQEPVRTDDGRAMALRIQAYDYLECSAKTKVGVREVFETARCAALQKRYGAQNGCINCCKVL, translated from the coding sequence ATGGCGGCCATCCGCAAgaagctggtggtggtggtgcgcGACGGCGCGTGTGGCAAAACGTGCCTGCTGATCGTGTTCAGTAAGAACGAGTTCCCTGAGGTGTACGTGCCCACCGTCTTCGAGAACTATGTGGCGGACATGGAGGTGGACGCCAAGCAGGTGGAGCTGGCGCTGTGGGATACGGCGGGTCAGGAGGACTATGACCGTCTGCCGCTCTCCTACCCGGACACCGACGTCATCTTCATGTGCTTTTTGGTGGACAGCCCGGACTCGCTGGAGAACATCCCCGAGAACTGGGTGCCCGAGGTGAAGTACTTCTGTCCCAACGTGCCCATCATTCTGGTGGCCAACAAGAAAGACCTGCGCAGAGACGAGCACGTCCGCACAGAGCTGGCCCGCATGAAGCAGGAACCAGTGCGCACGGATGACGGCCGCGCCATGGCCTTGCGCATCCAAGCCTACGACTACCTCGAGTGCTCTGCCAAGACCAAGGTGGGCGTGCGCGAGGTCTTTGAGACCGCCAGGTGCGCTGCGCTGCAGAAGCGCTACGGCGCCCAGAACGGCTGCATCAACTGCTGCAAGGTGCTATGA